A section of the Clostridium sp. TW13 genome encodes:
- a CDS encoding TetR/AcrR family transcriptional regulator, with the protein MGNKAEYKSAIRSRKLIRQAFIELIQEKDIEKITVTDIITRADINRGTFYAHYQDIQAVMEQIIDELISKLKEFLSEFHYKNFFKNPLPLLLKISNWIEEDFELYKILINTRGAEEFLIKLNDIFVKLMETDSDIPMHIKKTSKFTIHAHFIAGGFINLYQVWLRGEMNISLEEISAELSEILSTYLPLCDE; encoded by the coding sequence ATGGGCAATAAAGCAGAATATAAAAGTGCAATACGTTCACGTAAATTGATAAGGCAAGCATTTATTGAATTAATACAGGAAAAAGACATAGAAAAAATCACAGTCACTGATATTATTACTAGAGCGGACATTAACCGTGGAACATTCTATGCTCATTATCAAGATATACAGGCAGTTATGGAACAGATAATAGATGAACTCATATCAAAACTCAAGGAATTTCTTAGTGAGTTCCATTATAAAAACTTTTTTAAAAATCCATTACCACTTCTATTAAAAATATCAAACTGGATTGAAGAAGACTTTGAGCTATATAAAATTCTTATTAATACAAGAGGAGCTGAGGAATTTCTTATAAAGCTAAATGATATTTTTGTTAAATTGATGGAAACTGATAGCGATATACCAATGCACATTAAAAAAACTTCTAAATTTACTATTCATGCACATTTCATTGCTGGAGGATTTATTAATTTGTATCAGGTATGGCTTAGAGGTGAAATGAATATTTCTCTTGAAGAAATATCTGCAGAGCTTAGTGAAATTCTATCCACTTATCTACCATTGTGTGATGAATAA
- a CDS encoding substrate-binding periplasmic protein translates to MKNFLKFIALSIISLNLAIGTNAKIIKANEHMTSVQPIDRLQKIKEKGVLTVLSSDSAPYSYKDPRSGEFSGIDADIIREIARRLGIRTVDAKYIAFPYAIEETAKNPDIDLLAQGIYMTEDRKKVVNFSNPIYTEVDAILTRKDTNINSKNDLKNRIIGAAAGSVYDEMAKNWKLQGLIRDYTRFYDNNSLLLALENKTIDAAITASITAENALFQKPNSNFKLLSPNQYKPELNLSVGYAFKKEDITLLNAINEKLQEMRNDGSLYEILAKRSLISHYIP, encoded by the coding sequence TTGAAGAATTTTTTGAAATTTATAGCTTTATCCATCATTAGTTTAAATCTCGCAATTGGCACAAATGCAAAGATAATAAAAGCAAATGAACATATGACATCAGTACAGCCAATAGATAGATTGCAAAAAATAAAGGAGAAGGGAGTATTAACAGTATTATCATCTGATTCAGCTCCGTATTCATATAAAGATCCTAGAAGTGGTGAATTTAGTGGGATTGATGCAGATATTATAAGAGAGATAGCCAGAAGACTAGGAATTAGGACAGTGGATGCAAAATATATAGCATTTCCATATGCAATAGAAGAGACAGCCAAGAATCCAGATATTGATTTATTAGCACAAGGCATATATATGACAGAGGATCGTAAGAAAGTGGTCAATTTTAGTAACCCCATTTATACTGAGGTGGATGCAATATTAACTAGAAAGGATACAAATATAAATAGTAAAAATGATTTAAAGAATAGAATAATTGGTGCAGCTGCAGGGTCGGTTTATGATGAAATGGCAAAGAATTGGAAATTACAAGGCTTAATAAGAGATTACACTAGATTTTATGATAATAATTCATTACTATTGGCACTAGAAAATAAAACTATAGATGCTGCAATTACTGCTTCTATAACAGCAGAAAATGCTCTTTTTCAAAAACCAAATTCAAATTTTAAGTTATTATCTCCCAATCAATATAAGCCAGAGTTGAATTTGAGTGTAGGATATGCTTTCAAGAAAGAAGATATTACGTTGTTAAATGCAATTAATGAAAAGTTACAGGAAATGAGGAATGATGGAAGTCTATATGAGATATTAGCTAAGCGTAGTTTAATATCACATTATATTCCTTAA
- a CDS encoding substrate-binding periplasmic protein: MKRLVKFIILLAISVNLTVIASGKVIKANANIASTKQVDRFNNIKQKGVLTVLSPDMPPYSYKDSKDGEFSGIDAEIIREIARRLGINRVEAKYIAFPYLIEEVTKNPQVDLLAQGIYITDERKQLVNFSNSIYTEVDGILARKDSNINSKSDLKNKKIGVISCTVYETMAEKWKRQGVIKDYLKFYDSNSLEVALESNVIDAMLASSVVEEDILYQKPNLKFKLLSPSQYKPELNFSVGYAFKKEDTELLNVVNEKLREMKNDGTIYQILAKNGVSSHYIP, from the coding sequence TTGAAGAGACTTGTAAAGTTTATAATCTTATTAGCTATTAGTGTAAATCTCACAGTTATTGCAAGTGGAAAAGTAATAAAAGCAAATGCGAATATAGCTTCTACAAAACAGGTTGATAGATTTAACAATATAAAACAAAAAGGGGTATTAACGGTACTATCACCTGATATGCCTCCATATTCATATAAAGATTCTAAAGATGGTGAGTTTAGTGGGATTGATGCAGAGATCATAAGAGAAATAGCCAGGCGTTTAGGAATTAATAGAGTTGAGGCAAAGTATATAGCATTTCCTTATTTAATAGAAGAAGTGACTAAGAATCCTCAAGTTGATTTATTAGCTCAAGGAATATATATTACTGATGAACGAAAACAATTAGTGAATTTTAGTAATTCAATTTATACAGAAGTTGATGGAATTTTAGCTAGGAAAGATTCAAATATAAATAGCAAAAGTGACTTAAAGAATAAAAAAATAGGAGTGATTAGTTGTACGGTTTATGAGACTATGGCAGAAAAATGGAAACGGCAAGGAGTGATAAAAGATTATCTGAAATTTTATGATAGTAATTCTTTGGAGGTGGCATTAGAAAGTAATGTTATTGATGCTATGCTTGCTTCATCTGTAGTAGAAGAAGACATACTTTATCAAAAACCTAACTTGAAATTTAAATTATTATCTCCAAGTCAATATAAACCAGAATTGAATTTTAGTGTAGGATATGCTTTTAAGAAAGAAGATACTGAATTACTAAATGTAGTTAATGAAAAGCTCAGAGAGATGAAGAATGATGGAACCATATATCAAATCTTAGCTAAGAATGGAGTATCTTCACATTATATCCCATAG
- a CDS encoding NAD(P)/FAD-dependent oxidoreductase, translated as MNYDVIIVGAGPAGIFTAYELKKQKPESKILLIESGRSIDKRHCPKDKTKKCVSCKPYCNITTGFSGAGAFSDGKLSLNHEVGGDLPELVGADLAQEYINYTDSIYLNFGADTRVEGVGNNEAVKEIRRKAIQASLKLVDCPIRHLGTEKAQEIYLKIQNHLLDSGVEIKFDTTVKDLLIKNGAIYGVIATDSLTRKNDEEALSDTVVVATGRKGADWLKDMCIKHNVKHSAGPVDIGVRVELRNEVMESVNNVLYESKLIGHPAPFKDKVRTFCQNPGGFVSQENYDNNLAIVNGHSYKDKKSENTNLAILSSHNFSEPFNEPIEYGQKVAELVNMLGNGKILVQRYGDILDGKRTWEHELYQSNVKHTLPDAEAGDLTSAIPYRTMTNILNFIQAMDTVVPGFASRETLLYGPEIKFYSNRINVDKNNFETNIKGLHCLGDSSGWTRGLMMASAMGVMMGRKL; from the coding sequence ATGAATTATGATGTAATAATAGTAGGTGCTGGTCCAGCAGGAATATTTACTGCATATGAATTAAAGAAACAAAAACCTGAATCTAAAATACTTTTAATTGAATCAGGAAGAAGTATTGATAAAAGACATTGTCCAAAAGATAAGACAAAGAAATGTGTATCTTGTAAGCCATATTGTAATATAACAACTGGTTTTTCAGGGGCTGGTGCCTTTTCAGACGGAAAGTTATCATTGAATCATGAAGTGGGTGGAGATTTACCTGAACTTGTAGGTGCTGATTTGGCACAAGAATATATAAACTATACAGATTCAATTTACTTAAATTTTGGCGCAGATACTAGAGTTGAAGGTGTAGGAAACAATGAAGCTGTAAAAGAAATTAGAAGAAAGGCTATTCAGGCATCCTTAAAGTTAGTAGATTGTCCAATAAGACATTTAGGAACTGAAAAAGCTCAAGAAATATATTTAAAAATACAAAATCACTTATTAGATAGTGGTGTTGAAATAAAATTTGATACAACAGTTAAAGACCTCTTAATTAAAAATGGTGCAATATATGGAGTAATAGCAACTGATTCATTAACTAGAAAGAATGATGAAGAGGCACTTTCAGATACAGTTGTTGTAGCAACAGGTAGAAAAGGTGCAGATTGGCTAAAGGATATGTGCATTAAGCATAATGTAAAACATAGTGCAGGTCCAGTAGATATAGGGGTTAGAGTAGAGCTAAGAAATGAAGTTATGGAGAGCGTAAATAATGTTCTTTATGAATCTAAACTTATAGGGCATCCAGCACCATTTAAGGATAAGGTTAGAACCTTCTGCCAAAATCCAGGTGGTTTTGTTAGCCAAGAAAATTATGATAACAACTTAGCAATAGTTAATGGTCATTCCTATAAGGATAAAAAGTCTGAAAACACAAATTTAGCTATATTAAGCTCACATAATTTTTCAGAGCCTTTTAATGAACCTATTGAGTATGGACAAAAGGTTGCAGAACTTGTTAATATGCTTGGTAATGGTAAAATATTAGTTCAAAGATATGGTGATATATTAGATGGAAAGAGAACTTGGGAACATGAATTGTATCAATCAAATGTTAAGCATACATTACCAGATGCAGAAGCAGGGGATTTAACATCTGCAATTCCATATAGAACAATGACAAATATATTAAACTTTATACAGGCCATGGACACAGTGGTTCCAGGCTTTGCAAGTAGAGAGACTTTGTTATATGGACCTGAAATTAAGTTCTATAGCAACAGAATTAATGTAGATAAGAATAATTTTGAAACAAACATCAAAGGGTTACATTGTTTAGGAGATTCCAGTGGATGGACAAGAGGATTAATGATGGCTTCAGCCATGGGAGTAATGATGGGAAGAAAGCTATAG
- a CDS encoding LysR family transcriptional regulator produces the protein MNIEKIKYYIDLVKCRNFTETARKNFVSQTTISQQIASLEKEFEMQLIDRKQIPIEPTPAGWLFYEEAVVLWKQYNHMKTKMANYQRDYTQILNMEYAAVTDIQSILRFIPSFKESNPNIKLGLNKVLLKDVSEFLQKEIYDIAITFDSEFKGKEDIKTHTLYSGRYCAVVSNKHPLFYNKSISKDELYAYPLVMLNPSTIGNSYYLMIENAIEDGYDPKILQTVDDIETELFYIITENLIGFFPDNHNLSYIKDEVRLIPLEESHHTFKIQIGYLKDNKNPALKPFIEHIQHLFSQ, from the coding sequence ATGAATATTGAAAAAATAAAGTATTATATAGATTTAGTTAAATGTAGAAATTTCACAGAAACAGCAAGAAAGAATTTTGTATCGCAAACTACTATCAGCCAGCAAATTGCCTCGCTTGAAAAGGAGTTTGAAATGCAATTAATTGATAGAAAGCAAATACCTATTGAACCTACACCAGCTGGATGGCTTTTTTATGAGGAAGCAGTTGTGCTTTGGAAACAATATAATCATATGAAGACCAAAATGGCAAATTATCAAAGAGATTATACTCAAATATTGAATATGGAATATGCTGCAGTAACAGATATACAAAGTATATTGAGATTTATCCCTTCATTCAAAGAAAGTAATCCCAATATCAAACTTGGATTAAATAAAGTTCTATTAAAAGATGTATCAGAATTCTTGCAAAAAGAAATATATGATATTGCAATAACCTTTGATTCTGAATTCAAAGGAAAGGAGGATATTAAAACTCATACCTTATATAGCGGACGATATTGTGCAGTGGTAAGCAATAAACATCCACTTTTTTATAATAAATCAATCTCAAAAGATGAATTATATGCATATCCACTTGTTATGCTAAATCCAAGCACAATTGGTAACTCCTATTATTTAATGATTGAAAATGCTATAGAAGATGGCTATGACCCTAAAATACTTCAAACCGTAGATGATATAGAAACCGAATTATTTTATATAATAACAGAAAATTTGATTGGCTTTTTTCCTGATAATCATAATCTTTCTTACATAAAAGATGAAGTTCGCTTAATTCCATTAGAAGAATCTCATCATACTTTTAAAATACAAATTGGATATTTAAAGGATAATAAAAATCCTGCATTAAAGCCATTCATTGAGCATATACAGCATTTGTTTTCTCAATAG